The Candidatus Delongbacteria bacterium genome has a window encoding:
- a CDS encoding SatD family protein has translation MNPVVLIADLVRSRDIPERAQFQKRLSATLQALSVQSAESLLSPYTLTLGDEFQAVHADFRRILPDCLRILAELAPVRARFALAAGPLSTEINPVAALEMDGPAFLRARELLGELKTQSRNVIQVGWAEGADPGLVNAALGLLAGTMEGWKPVTLRLFRHLLDGRSVDEMAALLGMTPRGVYKHIAGRHLQEARTLLKLAGQELDGRLGREAGEGREAT, from the coding sequence ATGAATCCCGTGGTGTTGATCGCCGATCTGGTGCGCTCCCGCGACATCCCGGAGCGGGCCCAGTTCCAGAAGCGGCTCTCCGCAACCTTGCAGGCACTGTCCGTCCAGTCCGCGGAGAGCCTGCTCTCGCCCTACACGCTCACCCTGGGGGACGAATTCCAGGCCGTCCACGCGGACTTCCGGCGGATCCTCCCCGATTGCCTGCGGATCCTGGCGGAGTTGGCCCCGGTGCGGGCGCGCTTCGCGCTGGCGGCGGGCCCGCTCAGCACGGAGATCAATCCTGTGGCCGCGCTGGAAATGGACGGCCCGGCCTTCCTGCGGGCCCGCGAGCTGCTGGGCGAACTCAAGACCCAATCGCGCAACGTGATCCAGGTGGGCTGGGCGGAGGGCGCCGATCCGGGCCTGGTCAACGCCGCCCTGGGCCTGCTGGCCGGCACGATGGAAGGCTGGAAACCCGTCACCCTGCGCCTGTTCCGCCACCTGCTGGACGGGCGCTCCGTGGATGAGATGGCCGCCCTGCTGGGCATGACGCCGCGCGGCGTCTACAAGCACATCGCCGGCCGGCACCTGCAGGAGGCGCGCACGCTGCTCAAGCTGGCGGGCCAGGAACTGGACGGGCGGCTGGGCCGGGAGGCCGGAGAAGGGCGGGAAGCCACATGA
- a CDS encoding stomatin-like protein: METIALLLLAIAAFFIIGAVKVVPQQNAFVVERLGKFHQVLSPGLSFLMPFVDRVAYRHSLKEIPLDVPSQVCITRDNTQLRVDGILYFQVTDPMRASYGASNYVMAITQLAQTSLRSVIGKMELDKTFEERDLINASVVQALDEAALNWGVKVLRYEIKDLEPPEAILRSMQAQITAEREKRALIAASEGRRQEQINIATGEREAFIARSEGEKQAEINKAQGEAAAITAVADATADAIRKIAEAIRQPGGEQAVQLKVAEKAVEAYAQLAQKTNTMIVPGNMTEVGGLIGTAMALFRNAPKN; encoded by the coding sequence ATGGAAACCATCGCCCTGCTCCTCCTGGCCATCGCGGCCTTCTTCATCATCGGCGCCGTCAAGGTGGTGCCCCAGCAGAACGCCTTCGTGGTGGAACGGCTGGGCAAGTTCCATCAGGTGCTGTCGCCGGGGCTCAGCTTCCTGATGCCCTTCGTGGACCGCGTGGCCTACCGGCACTCGCTCAAGGAGATTCCGCTGGACGTGCCCAGCCAGGTCTGCATCACGCGGGACAACACCCAGCTGCGCGTGGACGGCATCCTCTACTTCCAGGTGACCGATCCCATGCGCGCCAGTTACGGCGCCAGCAACTACGTCATGGCCATCACCCAGCTGGCCCAGACCTCGCTGCGCAGCGTCATCGGCAAGATGGAACTGGACAAGACCTTCGAGGAGCGCGACCTGATCAACGCCTCGGTGGTGCAGGCGCTGGACGAGGCGGCGCTCAACTGGGGCGTCAAAGTGCTGCGCTATGAGATCAAGGACCTCGAGCCGCCGGAGGCGATCCTGCGCTCCATGCAGGCCCAGATCACGGCCGAACGTGAGAAGCGCGCGCTCATCGCCGCCTCCGAGGGCCGCCGGCAGGAGCAGATCAACATCGCCACGGGTGAGCGCGAGGCCTTCATCGCCCGTTCCGAGGGCGAGAAGCAGGCCGAGATCAACAAGGCCCAGGGCGAAGCCGCCGCCATCACGGCGGTGGCCGACGCCACGGCGGACGCCATCCGCAAGATCGCCGAGGCCATCCGGCAGCCGGGCGGCGAGCAGGCCGTCCAGCTCAAGGTGGCCGAGAAGGCGGTGGAGGCCTACGCCCAGCTGGCGCAGAAGACCAACACCATGATCGTGCCGGGCAACATGACGGAAGTCGGGGGCCTGATCGGCACGGCCATGGCCCTGTTCCGCAATGCACCAAAGAACTGA
- a CDS encoding NfeD family protein translates to MNWSGPTAWWIVTALLVAAELTTGTFFLLMLALGVAAGALAAHAGLGLSAQMITAALVGGGAVTGWYIWRRQQPVEPPSQENRNMILDIGARIQVDRWEADGTARVQYRGASWAARWQGQGAPEPGVHVVRKVDGSCLLLDR, encoded by the coding sequence ATGAATTGGAGCGGACCCACGGCCTGGTGGATTGTCACGGCCTTGCTGGTGGCGGCGGAGCTGACCACCGGCACCTTTTTTCTGCTCATGCTGGCCCTGGGGGTGGCCGCCGGCGCCCTGGCCGCCCACGCGGGCCTGGGTTTGTCGGCCCAAATGATCACGGCCGCACTGGTGGGAGGCGGCGCCGTCACGGGCTGGTACATCTGGCGGCGCCAGCAGCCCGTCGAGCCACCCTCCCAGGAAAACCGCAACATGATCCTCGACATCGGCGCCCGGATCCAGGTGGACCGGTGGGAGGCCGACGGCACGGCCCGCGTGCAGTACCGGGGAGCCAGCTGGGCCGCCCGCTGGCAGGGACAGGGCGCGCCGGAGCCGGGCGTCCACGTCGTTCGCAAGGTGGACGGCAGCTGCCTGCTGCTGGATCGCTAA
- a CDS encoding MFS transporter — MKRGKRAIFGWVMYDFANSAYAVVILAVIFNAYFAQEVAGGAAGTHFELLGLELTIPGASLFSFVNALAMGLVGLASPVLGALADYSGRKRRYLAWAWLTGVVSTAALAWVGAGDFWLGSTLFVISSMGFSAGSVFYDAFLPELGADSQAGRISGAGYAAGYLGGGLLLVVILLLKRHLPGFEYTHSFPLTALWWLVFALPTMLWLRDRPVDIPAGRLGGYLKIALRRVRRSLSHFRELSVLERFLLANLIYSTGIESVIRLASIFGAQELGMPQGELVLFFLVIQGTALVGAMLFGWAADRFTQRGALLATLGIWIVTLLWAWQLGLFGEARREYWLIGVLAGTAMGGSQGVSRALQSLLLPTGLESEFFGFFTLSGRLANILGMLSFGVVTWITGDMRLGIVSLLFFFVAGLILLLRVDVQEGIRQAERFRRMMASSAPRGEE; from the coding sequence GTGAAGCGCGGCAAGCGAGCCATCTTCGGCTGGGTCATGTACGACTTCGCCAACAGCGCCTACGCCGTGGTCATCCTGGCGGTGATCTTCAATGCCTACTTCGCCCAGGAAGTGGCCGGCGGCGCGGCGGGCACCCACTTCGAACTGCTGGGCCTCGAGCTCACCATCCCGGGCGCCAGCCTGTTCAGCTTCGTCAACGCGCTGGCCATGGGCCTGGTGGGGCTGGCCTCCCCCGTGCTGGGCGCGCTGGCGGATTACTCCGGCCGCAAGCGGCGCTACCTGGCCTGGGCCTGGCTGACCGGCGTGGTCAGCACGGCGGCGCTGGCCTGGGTGGGGGCGGGGGATTTCTGGCTGGGCAGCACGCTGTTCGTGATCAGCAGCATGGGCTTCAGCGCCGGTTCGGTCTTCTACGACGCTTTTCTGCCGGAACTGGGCGCCGACAGCCAGGCCGGGCGAATCTCCGGGGCGGGCTACGCCGCGGGCTACCTGGGCGGCGGCCTGCTGCTGGTGGTGATCCTGCTGCTCAAGCGCCACCTGCCGGGTTTCGAATACACGCACAGCTTCCCGCTAACGGCGCTCTGGTGGCTGGTGTTCGCGCTGCCCACCATGCTCTGGCTGCGCGACCGGCCCGTGGACATCCCGGCCGGGCGGTTGGGCGGTTATTTGAAAATCGCCCTGCGGCGGGTGCGGCGCAGCCTTTCGCACTTCCGCGAGCTGTCCGTGCTGGAGCGCTTCCTGCTGGCGAACCTGATCTACTCCACCGGCATCGAGAGCGTGATCCGGCTGGCCTCGATCTTCGGGGCCCAGGAGCTGGGCATGCCCCAGGGCGAACTGGTGCTCTTCTTCCTGGTGATCCAGGGCACCGCGCTGGTGGGGGCCATGCTCTTCGGCTGGGCGGCCGACCGCTTCACCCAGCGCGGCGCTCTGCTGGCCACGCTGGGGATCTGGATCGTCACCCTGCTCTGGGCCTGGCAGCTGGGATTGTTCGGGGAGGCCCGGCGCGAATACTGGCTGATCGGCGTGCTGGCCGGCACGGCCATGGGCGGCAGCCAGGGCGTGAGCCGCGCGCTGCAGAGCCTGCTGCTGCCCACCGGGCTGGAGAGCGAGTTCTTCGGCTTCTTCACGTTGAGCGGCCGGCTGGCCAACATCCTGGGAATGCTGAGTTTCGGCGTGGTCACCTGGATCACCGGGGACATGCGGCTGGGGATCGTCAGCCTGCTCTTCTTCTTCGTGGCCGGGCTGATCCTGCTGCTGCGCGTGGACGTTCAGGAGGGCATCCGCCAGGCCGAGCGCTTCCGGCGCATGATGGCCAGTTCGGCGCCCCGGGGCGAGGAATGA
- a CDS encoding GNAT family N-acetyltransferase, with amino-acid sequence MRPPELLTPRLRLRELGAQDADGIYRLYSEPETMRYWSCPPYRALRQAEELLASIARGQAAGELLEWGVTGRADGRLLGTVTLHQLDAANRRAELGYLLGRESWGHGFMAEALAAVLELAFVPPERAGLNLWRVEADTDPRNAASVRLLERLGFRREGLLRERWCVAGEWSDSAMYGLLAKEWTASRAGIQSDPRRKAGDE; translated from the coding sequence ATGAGGCCGCCGGAACTGCTCACGCCCCGTCTGCGCCTGCGGGAGCTGGGCGCACAGGACGCGGACGGAATCTATCGGCTCTACTCCGAGCCGGAGACCATGCGCTATTGGTCCTGTCCGCCCTATCGCGCGCTTCGGCAGGCCGAGGAATTGCTGGCCTCCATCGCCCGGGGCCAGGCGGCGGGCGAGTTGCTGGAGTGGGGCGTGACGGGGCGGGCCGACGGCCGCCTGCTGGGCACCGTGACCCTGCACCAGCTGGACGCCGCCAACCGGCGGGCGGAACTGGGCTATCTGCTGGGGCGGGAGTCCTGGGGCCACGGCTTCATGGCGGAAGCGCTGGCGGCCGTGCTGGAGCTGGCCTTCGTGCCCCCGGAGCGGGCCGGCCTGAATCTGTGGCGCGTGGAGGCGGACACGGATCCGCGCAACGCGGCGTCGGTGCGGTTGCTGGAACGGCTGGGATTCCGCCGCGAGGGCCTGCTGCGCGAGCGCTGGTGCGTGGCGGGGGAATGGTCGGACAGCGCCATGTACGGCCTGCTGGCCAAGGAATGGACGGCAAGCCGGGCGGGGATCCAATCGGACCCACGCCGGAAAGCGGGTGACGAATGA
- a CDS encoding ASCH domain-containing protein: MSEQPTVAAVLAALEARGIRLPAGPVRLDGYGDSAALSQELLALIRQGVKRAGTGLLWAMEADGETPSRVGDIEIVLDHEQQPALLTRISWVQTLPFSEVTADYAAREGEGDGSLEYWRRAHWAFFSRECARIGREPDESMPVVCCLFELLEDLAAPEMPAAPTADGAGG; this comes from the coding sequence ATGAGTGAGCAACCCACGGTTGCTGCCGTGCTGGCGGCGCTGGAAGCGCGGGGCATCCGCCTGCCGGCCGGTCCCGTGCGCCTGGACGGGTACGGGGACTCCGCCGCCCTCAGCCAGGAACTGCTGGCGCTGATCCGCCAGGGCGTCAAGCGGGCCGGCACGGGTCTGCTCTGGGCCATGGAGGCAGACGGTGAGACACCCTCCCGCGTCGGCGACATCGAGATCGTGCTGGATCACGAGCAGCAGCCCGCGCTGCTGACCCGGATCAGCTGGGTCCAAACCCTGCCCTTCTCGGAGGTGACGGCGGACTACGCCGCCCGCGAGGGCGAGGGCGACGGCTCGCTCGAATACTGGCGGCGGGCGCACTGGGCCTTCTTCTCCCGCGAGTGCGCGCGCATTGGTCGCGAGCCGGACGAGAGCATGCCCGTGGTCTGCTGCCTGTTCGAACTGCTGGAGGATCTGGCCGCGCCGGAAATGCCTGCCGCACCCACGGCCGACGGAGCGGGTGGCTGA
- the rsgA gene encoding ribosome small subunit-dependent GTPase A has protein sequence MAQNTWTTRRRDKRKRDEQDRHEERREQRRASLMEQGHELGLEESEEQSDQALQRTVKDRSRRTAGVAGALVEGLVVHYRRNQFDLVLADGSALRAASRSTTRTPHGDATLITVGDRVLVNPGRGVIEEVLQRRNRISRASKIHRQVEQVLVANVDQLLVVASVQDPYLKPGLIDRYLLAAQRFDIEAVVCLNKVDLAPRELWEEVADSYRDSGLRVLECSATTGQGLDELREALRDRISVLSGQSGVGKSSLLNALDPDLKLPVGEIMRQARKGRHTTTHSRLIPFRFGGYVADTPGIKEFTLWRMTPQEVAELYPDLREWAAKCRFNDCTHTHEPDCAVAEAVEEGQIPLLRYRTYLQILESLLEEQG, from the coding sequence ATGGCGCAGAACACCTGGACTACCCGCCGGCGTGACAAGCGCAAGCGCGACGAGCAGGACCGGCATGAGGAGCGCCGGGAGCAGCGCCGCGCCTCGCTGATGGAGCAGGGCCACGAACTGGGCCTGGAGGAATCCGAGGAGCAGAGCGACCAGGCCCTCCAGCGCACGGTCAAGGATCGCTCCCGCCGCACGGCGGGCGTCGCCGGCGCGCTGGTGGAGGGGCTGGTGGTCCACTACCGGCGCAACCAGTTCGACCTGGTGCTGGCCGACGGCTCGGCGCTGCGGGCCGCCAGTCGCTCCACCACCCGCACGCCCCACGGCGACGCCACGCTGATCACCGTGGGCGACCGCGTGCTGGTGAACCCCGGCCGGGGCGTGATCGAGGAGGTGCTGCAGCGCCGCAACCGCATCTCCCGGGCCTCCAAGATCCACCGCCAGGTGGAGCAGGTGCTGGTGGCCAACGTGGACCAGCTGCTGGTGGTGGCCTCCGTCCAGGACCCCTACCTGAAGCCCGGCCTCATCGACCGCTATCTGCTGGCCGCCCAGCGCTTCGACATCGAGGCCGTGGTCTGCCTGAACAAGGTGGACCTGGCGCCCCGCGAACTCTGGGAGGAGGTGGCGGACTCCTACCGCGACTCCGGCCTGCGCGTGCTGGAGTGCTCGGCGACCACGGGCCAGGGCCTGGACGAGCTGCGCGAGGCCCTGCGCGACCGGATCAGCGTGCTCTCCGGCCAGTCCGGCGTGGGCAAGAGTTCGCTGCTGAACGCGCTGGATCCCGACCTGAAGCTGCCCGTGGGCGAGATCATGCGCCAGGCCCGCAAGGGCCGCCACACCACCACGCATTCGCGCCTGATCCCCTTCCGCTTCGGCGGCTACGTGGCGGACACGCCGGGCATCAAGGAATTCACCCTCTGGCGGATGACTCCCCAGGAGGTGGCGGAATTGTACCCGGACCTTCGAGAATGGGCGGCGAAATGCCGATTCAATGACTGCACGCACACGCACGAGCCGGACTGCGCGGTGGCCGAGGCGGTGGAGGAGGGGCAGATCCCCCTGCTGCGCTACCGGACCTACCTGCAGATCCTGGAATCATTGCTTGAGGAGCAGGGATGA
- a CDS encoding sigma-54 dependent transcriptional regulator, translated as MNHHVYIVDDEREVRLTLGEFLGGLGLEVHTFATGREAVEAALAEAPDLVLLDVNLPDISGLQVLGQLHAAHPDLPCVMITGEFTSKTVVEAMKLGASEFLIKPINLEQLRLVLEKVQRETRERLQMEVLQQQQGNGRFSTIMSESVAMKRALSATSKVAASSANTVLIRGETGTGKELFARALHFESPRADQPFIEVNCSAIPPQLLESELFGHEKGSFTDAKERKIGLIERAHGGTFFLDEIGDMDFNLQAKILRVLEERAVRRVGGDRMIPVDIRFVAATHKNLDEMIQQHVFREDLYFRLSVIVLDLPPLRERGEDVILLANYFLKRFCREHAHVIKGFTPNALEAIRSYGWPGNVRELRNAVERAVLIEADDWVDVDHLGLWRRRANREQGQEGQRQRIGYDFEIPEDGFSLEEFEKVILARAMKKSRYNVSRAARMLGLSRETMRYRIKKHELQLD; from the coding sequence ATGAATCATCACGTGTACATCGTGGACGACGAGCGCGAGGTGCGCCTCACGCTGGGCGAGTTCCTGGGTGGCCTGGGGCTGGAGGTGCACACCTTCGCCACCGGTCGCGAGGCTGTGGAGGCGGCGCTGGCCGAGGCCCCGGACCTGGTGCTGCTGGACGTGAACCTGCCGGACATCTCCGGGCTGCAGGTGCTGGGTCAGCTGCACGCGGCGCATCCCGACCTGCCCTGCGTGATGATCACCGGGGAGTTCACCAGCAAGACCGTTGTGGAGGCCATGAAACTGGGGGCCTCGGAGTTCCTGATCAAGCCCATCAACCTGGAGCAGCTGCGCCTGGTGCTGGAGAAGGTCCAGCGCGAGACGCGGGAGCGCCTGCAGATGGAGGTCCTACAGCAGCAGCAGGGCAACGGCCGCTTCTCCACCATCATGAGCGAGTCCGTCGCCATGAAACGCGCGCTCTCGGCCACCAGCAAGGTGGCCGCCTCCAGCGCCAACACCGTGCTGATCCGCGGCGAGACCGGCACGGGCAAGGAACTCTTCGCCCGGGCCCTGCACTTCGAGTCGCCCCGGGCGGACCAGCCCTTCATCGAGGTCAACTGCTCGGCCATTCCGCCCCAGCTGCTGGAGAGCGAGCTCTTCGGCCACGAGAAGGGCTCGTTCACCGACGCCAAGGAGCGCAAGATCGGCCTGATCGAGCGCGCCCACGGCGGGACCTTCTTCCTGGACGAGATTGGCGACATGGACTTCAACCTCCAGGCCAAGATCCTGCGCGTGCTGGAGGAGCGGGCCGTGCGCCGGGTGGGCGGCGACCGGATGATCCCCGTGGACATCCGCTTCGTGGCGGCCACCCACAAGAACCTGGATGAGATGATCCAGCAGCACGTCTTCCGCGAGGACCTCTACTTCCGGCTGAGCGTGATCGTGCTGGACCTGCCGCCGCTGCGCGAGCGCGGCGAGGACGTGATCCTGCTGGCGAACTATTTCCTCAAGCGCTTCTGCCGCGAGCACGCCCACGTCATCAAGGGCTTCACGCCCAACGCGCTGGAGGCCATCCGCAGCTACGGCTGGCCCGGCAACGTGCGCGAGCTGCGCAACGCCGTGGAGCGCGCCGTGCTCATCGAGGCCGACGACTGGGTGGACGTGGACCACCTGGGTCTCTGGCGGCGGCGCGCCAACCGCGAGCAGGGCCAGGAGGGCCAGCGCCAGCGCATCGGCTACGACTTTGAGATCCCCGAGGACGGCTTCTCGCTGGAGGAGTTCGAGAAGGTGATTCTGGCCCGCGCCATGAAGAAGTCGCGCTACAACGTCTCCCGCGCCGCCCGCATGCTGGGCCTCTCCCGGGAGACCATGCGCTACCGCATCAAGAAACACGAGCTGCAACTGGACTGA
- a CDS encoding exopolysaccharide biosynthesis polyprenyl glycosylphosphotransferase — MPALLARLLLLCADLLLLAGSLSLGALLVQGGDPGDLAPGLFGGGTLRVFLFACVLWAVLAWQESLFRLEVQDPWDTFFAALRALGRSALLLALPLFLLRLEFPPGGMLAGLGLALLLLPLFRALVQGLLIGRLARLRRTLLVGSPAGLRLFFSLHRWERTANALGTLGVLLHSPRPDEAASDGADFPLPVLGGLDDLARVVKAQQVQQLLICAPRLSRDDLSEILQRAVGCVPQLYILPDIAVLDIAEVEISRVGGQPVLLFNQGLRSAFSAALKRTVDIVGAAGGLLVLSPLLLGVWLAVKLSSPGPGIYRHRRFGVGRKYIYLNKFRTMVTNADEVLEHLLATDPQARAEWAAQCKLKNDPRITRVGRILRKFSLDELPQIANVLMGDMSLVGPRPISEVEYDKYTVWQDNRMSVRPGLTGLWQVSGRADLDFEERIQLDMYYIRNWSIWLDFRIILKTLTVLVSKEGAY; from the coding sequence ATGCCCGCCCTGCTTGCCCGCCTCCTGCTGCTCTGCGCCGACCTGCTGCTGCTGGCCGGCTCGCTGAGCCTGGGCGCCCTGCTGGTCCAGGGCGGTGACCCGGGCGACCTGGCCCCGGGCTTGTTCGGCGGCGGCACCCTGCGGGTCTTCCTCTTCGCCTGTGTCCTGTGGGCGGTGCTGGCCTGGCAGGAGAGCTTGTTCCGGCTGGAGGTCCAGGATCCCTGGGACACATTCTTCGCCGCGCTGCGGGCCCTGGGACGGAGCGCCCTGCTGCTGGCCCTGCCGCTCTTCCTCCTCCGGCTGGAGTTTCCGCCGGGCGGAATGCTGGCGGGGCTGGGCCTGGCGCTCCTGCTGTTGCCGCTGTTCCGTGCCCTGGTGCAGGGCCTGCTCATCGGGCGGCTGGCGCGCCTGCGCCGCACGCTGCTGGTGGGCAGCCCCGCCGGTCTGCGGCTCTTTTTCAGCCTGCACCGCTGGGAGCGCACGGCCAACGCCCTGGGCACGCTGGGCGTGCTGCTGCACTCCCCCCGGCCGGATGAAGCGGCGTCCGACGGCGCGGACTTCCCGCTGCCCGTGCTGGGCGGCCTGGACGACCTGGCGCGGGTGGTGAAGGCCCAACAGGTGCAGCAGCTGCTGATCTGCGCGCCGCGGCTCTCCCGCGACGACTTGAGCGAGATCCTGCAGCGCGCCGTGGGCTGCGTGCCCCAGCTCTACATCCTGCCGGACATCGCGGTGCTGGACATCGCCGAGGTGGAGATCAGCCGGGTGGGCGGTCAGCCCGTCCTGCTCTTCAACCAGGGCCTGCGCAGCGCTTTCAGTGCGGCGCTCAAGCGCACGGTGGACATCGTGGGCGCGGCCGGCGGCCTGCTGGTGCTGAGCCCGCTGCTGCTGGGAGTCTGGCTGGCCGTCAAGCTCAGCAGCCCGGGTCCGGGCATCTATCGCCACCGGCGCTTCGGCGTCGGGAGGAAGTACATCTACCTCAACAAATTCCGCACCATGGTGACCAACGCCGACGAAGTGCTGGAGCACCTGCTGGCCACGGATCCCCAGGCCCGCGCGGAGTGGGCCGCCCAGTGCAAGCTCAAGAACGATCCACGGATCACGCGGGTGGGCCGGATCCTGCGCAAGTTCTCCCTGGACGAGCTGCCGCAGATCGCCAACGTGCTGATGGGCGACATGTCGCTGGTGGGGCCGCGGCCGATCAGCGAGGTGGAGTACGACAAGTACACGGTCTGGCAGGACAACCGGATGAGCGTGCGCCCGGGCCTGACGGGGCTCTGGCAGGTGAGCGGGCGCGCCGATCTGGACTTCGAGGAGCGCATCCAGCTGGACATGTATTACATCCGCAACTGGTCCATTTGGCTCGACTTCCGGATCATCCTCAAGACCCTGACCGTGCTGGTCTCCAAGGAAGGCGCCTACTGA
- a CDS encoding APC family permease, producing MSETSPGRRLREWVLGAPKDPHTQNLFHHLSLVAFFAWVGLGADGLSSSCYGPEEAFLALGRHYHLALLIALAIGVTVTVIAASYSQIVELFPSGGGGYTVATQLLSPTAGMVSGSALLIDYVLTITISIASGADALFSFLPAALLHWKLAFAALMVTLLVVLNLRGIKESVLPLVPIFLLFLATHAFVIIYGIASHAGLLPEMATASVAEIRNSHLELGTFGLLLLLLRAYSLGAGTYTGIEAVSNSMRILREPKVQTAKRTMRYMAVSLALTAMGLMVAYVLFQVGHEPGRTLNATLLSRMTADWGGAGHAFVLVTLLSEAVLLLVAAQTGFLDGSNVLANMAAGRWLPTRFASLSDRFVTQNGVLIMGGAALLTMLATRGSVRFLVVLYSINVFITFSMSQLGMVRHWLAERRAGRRWLDKLLISGTGLLLTSLILVAVTVLKFHEGGWITLLITGSLVLLASLIRRHYRKVEALLGRLDGLVSAVELDPVTPPPAVAPAYDPAGKTAVFLVSGFNGLGLHTLFTALRTFRHVFRNFVFIEVGLIDTSVFKSEADIAELEQRIQTDLERYVRYMNRQGHFAQGLPLIGTEITREVTRVAEGLARQYPGAIFFGGQIVFPNETVFSGWLHNYTVFAIQKRLYYQGIPVFVLPIRLDG from the coding sequence ATGAGTGAGACAAGCCCCGGCCGACGCCTGCGCGAGTGGGTGCTCGGAGCGCCCAAGGATCCCCACACCCAGAACCTCTTCCACCACCTGAGTCTGGTGGCCTTCTTCGCCTGGGTAGGCCTGGGGGCCGACGGACTCAGCTCCTCGTGCTACGGCCCGGAGGAGGCCTTCCTGGCGCTGGGTCGCCACTACCACCTGGCCCTGCTCATCGCCCTGGCCATCGGCGTGACCGTGACCGTGATCGCCGCCAGCTATTCGCAGATCGTCGAACTCTTCCCCAGCGGCGGCGGCGGCTACACCGTGGCCACCCAGCTGCTCTCGCCCACCGCGGGCATGGTCTCGGGCAGCGCCCTGCTCATCGACTACGTGCTGACCATCACCATCTCCATCGCCAGCGGCGCCGACGCGCTCTTCAGCTTCCTGCCGGCGGCTCTGCTGCACTGGAAACTGGCCTTCGCGGCCCTGATGGTGACGCTGCTGGTGGTGCTCAACCTGCGCGGCATCAAGGAGAGCGTCCTGCCGCTGGTGCCGATCTTCCTGCTCTTCCTGGCCACCCACGCCTTCGTCATCATCTACGGCATCGCCAGCCACGCCGGGTTGCTGCCGGAAATGGCGACGGCCAGCGTGGCGGAAATCCGCAATTCGCACCTGGAACTCGGCACCTTCGGACTGCTGCTGCTGCTGCTGCGGGCCTACAGCCTGGGCGCCGGCACTTACACGGGCATCGAGGCCGTCTCCAACAGCATGCGCATCCTGCGCGAACCCAAGGTCCAGACGGCCAAGCGCACCATGCGCTACATGGCCGTCTCGCTGGCGCTGACCGCCATGGGCCTGATGGTGGCCTACGTGCTGTTCCAGGTGGGACACGAGCCGGGCCGGACCCTCAACGCCACGCTGCTCTCGCGGATGACCGCGGATTGGGGCGGGGCGGGCCACGCCTTCGTGCTGGTCACCCTGCTCTCGGAGGCCGTGCTGCTGCTGGTGGCGGCCCAGACGGGCTTCCTGGACGGCTCCAACGTGCTGGCCAACATGGCCGCGGGGCGCTGGCTGCCCACGCGCTTCGCCAGCCTGAGCGACCGCTTCGTCACCCAGAACGGCGTGCTGATCATGGGCGGCGCGGCGCTTCTGACCATGCTGGCCACCCGCGGCTCCGTGCGCTTCCTGGTGGTGCTCTACAGCATCAACGTGTTCATCACCTTCAGCATGTCGCAGCTGGGCATGGTGCGGCACTGGCTGGCCGAGCGGCGCGCCGGGCGGCGCTGGCTGGACAAGCTGTTGATCAGCGGCACGGGCCTGCTGCTGACCTCGCTGATCCTGGTGGCCGTGACGGTGCTGAAGTTCCACGAGGGCGGCTGGATCACGCTGCTGATCACGGGCAGCCTGGTGCTGCTGGCCTCCCTGATCCGCCGGCACTATCGCAAGGTGGAGGCCCTGCTGGGCCGGCTGGACGGGCTGGTCTCGGCCGTGGAGCTGGATCCCGTCACGCCGCCGCCCGCCGTGGCGCCCGCCTATGATCCCGCCGGCAAGACCGCCGTCTTCCTGGTCAGCGGGTTCAACGGCCTGGGCCTGCACACGCTGTTCACGGCCCTGCGCACCTTCCGCCACGTCTTCCGCAACTTCGTCTTCATCGAAGTCGGACTCATCGACACCTCGGTCTTCAAGAGCGAGGCGGACATCGCCGAACTGGAGCAGCGCATCCAGACGGATCTGGAGCGCTACGTGCGCTACATGAACCGCCAGGGCCACTTCGCCCAGGGTCTGCCGCTGATCGGAACGGAGATCACGCGCGAGGTCACGCGGGTGGCGGAGGGGCTGGCGCGCCAGTATCCGGGCGCGATCTTCTTCGGCGGGCAGATCGTCTTCCCCAACGAAACCGTGTTCTCGGGCTGGCTGCACAACTACACGGTGTTCGCCATCCAGAAGCGCCTGTACTACCAGGGGATCCCGGTCTTCGTGCTGCCCATCCGCCTGGACGGGTAG
- a CDS encoding potassium-transporting ATPase subunit F: MNALSWLGLILALGLLLYLAAALLKPGWFE; encoded by the coding sequence ATGAACGCGCTCAGCTGGCTTGGACTGATCCTGGCGCTGGGCCTGTTGCTCTACCTGGCGGCGGCCCTGCTCAAACCCGGCTGGTTCGAATGA